In the Gemmatimonas sp. genome, one interval contains:
- a CDS encoding acyclic terpene utilization AtuA family protein translates to MSDSSRVVRVASGQGFWGDWLEAPRRQVEGGQVDYLMLDYLAEVTMSILQKQKERDPRMGYARDFIGAMESVFPAVAERGVKVIANAGGVNPVACAEALLDAAAKHGVRGKIRIGVVTGDDILARLDDLMAAGHELNNMDTGEPLSTIRDRVMSANAYIGSEPIVEALAQGANVVVIGRSTDTALTMAPLRHEFGWAADDWNKMASGIIAGHILECGAQSSGGNCMHEWRTIPDMANVGYPIAEAAEDGTFVITKHAGTGGRVSVPSVSEQLVYEMGDPHAYITPDVVADFTSIQLAPDGENRVRVHGITGGPPTPFLKVSIAYRAGYKAVGSLVYSWPDAMEKAQMADRILRERLDNLGLKFDQVLTEFVGATSTHGALAGDGQDAPEVMFRIGVRGENRADVERFTREIVPLVLNGPPSVTGFAGGRPKVEEIVAYWPALLDKRAVSTAVTIVE, encoded by the coding sequence ATGTCCGATTCATCGCGCGTCGTGCGCGTCGCCAGCGGTCAGGGCTTCTGGGGCGACTGGCTGGAAGCGCCGCGTCGTCAGGTGGAAGGTGGTCAGGTGGACTACCTGATGCTCGACTACCTCGCGGAAGTCACGATGTCGATTCTACAGAAGCAGAAAGAGCGTGATCCCCGCATGGGCTACGCACGCGATTTCATCGGGGCCATGGAGAGCGTATTCCCGGCCGTCGCTGAACGTGGCGTGAAGGTGATCGCGAATGCCGGCGGTGTGAATCCCGTCGCCTGCGCCGAGGCGCTGCTCGATGCCGCGGCGAAGCACGGTGTGCGCGGTAAGATTCGCATCGGCGTGGTCACGGGCGATGACATTCTCGCGCGGCTCGACGATCTCATGGCCGCCGGTCATGAGCTCAACAACATGGACACCGGTGAACCGTTGTCGACGATTCGCGATCGCGTGATGTCGGCGAACGCCTACATCGGATCCGAGCCGATCGTCGAAGCGCTGGCACAGGGGGCCAACGTCGTCGTGATCGGGCGCAGCACCGATACCGCGCTCACGATGGCGCCGTTGCGTCATGAATTCGGATGGGCGGCGGACGACTGGAACAAGATGGCCTCGGGCATCATCGCCGGACACATCCTGGAGTGCGGCGCGCAGTCTTCGGGCGGCAACTGCATGCACGAGTGGCGCACGATCCCCGACATGGCGAATGTGGGCTACCCGATCGCCGAAGCCGCTGAAGACGGAACGTTCGTCATTACGAAGCACGCGGGTACGGGTGGCCGCGTGAGCGTGCCGAGCGTCTCCGAGCAGCTGGTGTACGAGATGGGCGATCCGCACGCGTACATTACGCCGGATGTCGTCGCCGATTTCACGAGCATTCAGCTGGCGCCTGATGGTGAAAACCGCGTCCGCGTGCATGGCATCACCGGCGGTCCGCCGACGCCGTTCCTCAAGGTGTCGATCGCGTATCGCGCCGGCTACAAAGCGGTGGGGTCGCTGGTGTACTCGTGGCCCGACGCGATGGAGAAGGCCCAGATGGCCGATCGTATTCTCCGCGAGCGTCTCGACAACCTCGGACTCAAGTTCGATCAGGTGCTGACCGAGTTCGTCGGAGCGACATCGACGCACGGCGCGCTGGCCGGCGACGGCCAAGATGCACCGGAAGTGATGTTCCGCATCGGCGTGCGCGGTGAAAACCGCGCGGATGTCGAGCGGTTCACCCGTGAAATCGTGCCCTTGGTGCTGAACGGCCCGCCGAGCGTGACCGGCTTCGCCGGTGGTCGCCCCAAGGTTGAGGAGATTGTGGCCTACTGGCCTGCGCTGCTCGACAAGCGAGCCGTGTCCACCGCTGTCACCATCGTGGAGTAA